In a genomic window of Vigna angularis cultivar LongXiaoDou No.4 chromosome 6, ASM1680809v1, whole genome shotgun sequence:
- the LOC108341638 gene encoding mitogen-activated protein kinase kinase kinase 17, whose product MDWTRGHMLGRGSTAAVYIAESRRSGRVFAVKSAELHRSEFLQREEMILSTLRCPHIVAYQGFDTTFENGVYWFNMFMEYAPHGTLAERGGGMEEALVGSYTRQILQGLHYLHSSGIVHCDVKGQNVLVTEKGVKIADLGCARRVGEVSVIAGTPAFMSPEVARGEQQGFPADVWALGCTVLEMITGKPPWHGVGDPAGVVYRIGFSDELPEIPSCVSEQGRDFLVKCLKRDPNERWSVEELLGHGFVKECTELKLLLLDSDTPTGVLERGFWDSLETTEHGARDCPSPTDRIRSLFSDEPLWIWKNDDDNDDEQWVTVRSNEFHEELSFHKTETTFNMVSDEETGLVTLCEPKIVVELSRWNAITCDDCYLRGRNCDCRFRESLLSVCVCVVIVLHGKFDSPQMEIFIFIMHCFLLLFSLSLSNSTLFIFITII is encoded by the coding sequence ATGGACTGGACTCGAGGCCACATGCTCGGCCGTGGTTCCACCGCGGCCGTCTACATCGCCGAGTCCCGCCGATCCGGTCGAGTCTTTGCCGTCAAGTCTGCAGAGCTACACCGGTCGGAATTCCTCCAAAGGGAGGAGATGATTCTTTCCACTCTCAGGTGTCCTCATATTGTTGCGTACCAAGGTTTTGACACCACGTTTGAGAACGGTGTTTACTGGTTCAACATGTTCATGGAATACGCGCCTCATGGGACGCTGGCGGAGCGCGGTGGTGGCATGGAAGAAGCGTTGGTGGGATCCTATACCCGCCAAATTCTGCAGGGGCTGCACTACCTCCACTCCAGTGGGATAGTGCATTGCGATGTGAAGGGGCAGAATGTGTTGGTGACGGAGAAGGGGGTGAAAATTGCGGACTTGGGCTGTGCTCGGAGGGTGGGGGAGGTGTCCGTCATCGCCGGCACGCCGGCGTTCATGTCTCCTGAGGTAGCGCGTGGGGAGCAGCAGGGGTTCCCTGCTGACGTGTGGGCTCTGGGGTGCACAGTGCTGGAGATGATCACCGGGAAGCCACCATGGCACGGCGTCGGCGACCCGGCGGGAGTGGTTTACAGGATCGGATTCTCCGATGAGTTGCCTGAGATTCCTAGCTGTGTGTCAGAGCAGGGGAGGGACTTTTTGGTAAAGTGTTTGAAGAGGGACCCGAATGAGAGGTGGTCGGTGGAGGAGCTTCTTGGACACGGTTTTGTTAAGGAATGCACGGAATTGAAGTTGCTTTTGTTGGATTCAGACACTCCCACTGGTGTGTTGGAACGAGGATTTTGGGATTCCTTGGAGACAACCGAGCATGGAGCACGTGATTGTCCCTCTCCTACGGACAGAATTCGTAGTTTGTTTTCGGATGAACCCCTTTGGATATGGAAAAAcgatgatgataatgatgatgagCAATGGGTGACGGTGAGGAGCAATGAGTTCCATGAAGAATTATCCTTTCACAAAACAGAGACTACTTTTAATATGGTTAGTGATGAGGAAACCGGATTGGTTACTTTATGTGAACCTAAAATTGTAGTTGAATTGAGTAGATGGAATGCTATCACTTGTGATGATTGTTATCTTAGAGGCAGAAACTGTGATTGTCGCTTCAGAGAATCATTATTGTCAGTTTGTGTGTGTGTAGTGATTGTTCTCCATGGAAAATTCGATTCTCCTCAGatggaaatttttatttttatcatgcaTTGCTTTCTGTTACTgttctctctgtctctctctaATTCAAcgcttttcatttttatcactATAATATAA